From the genome of Dehalococcoidia bacterium:
TTATGATCTGCTCCTCTACCGCCAATTTGCCTGTTCCAGCTATCGCGCTGCTCTATCGGCATTAATTTATTCATTTGCCAGCCACCCCAATAACGATGAAGCCATTGAAAGTGAAGAGGGTCCATTGAATTTTCCATACACTGTAACCAATTACAGGGAAGTTCAACTGACCAAGTTGTGCGAACACCAGGCCAAACCAACATATCGTAATTGGGCAAAAGGGGAGCAGGCGTAGGCCCTAAGTAAAGCCAAATAACCCCAGCTATTTCCTGAGCTTTATAGGCCTTAATTCTCACTTTTTCTTTGAATTTTGAACCTTCAGGTTCTGAAGGTTGATCAACGCACTGACCATTCTCATCGAAAATCCACCCATGATAGGCACATCGGATACCGTTTTCTTCAGGAACCCCATATGCCAGACTTGCTTTTCGATGGGCACATGACGGTTCGATTACACCTACTACTCCCTTTGTAGTTCGGAATAAAACTAGATCCTCGCCTAATAATCTAATTTCTTTAGTAGGATTGTCCAAATCCAATTCTGCACTAGCAGCTATTGGGTGCCAGTATCGACGCATAAGCTCACCCATAGGAGTACCTGGTCCTACCTGCGTTAGACGGTCATTCTGCTCTTGGGTAAGCATTTTCCCTCCAGTGAAAATTCAGATTTTCTATTAGAAATATTAACTATTTTAAGAAGAGATGGAAATCCCTAAAACAATATAGTTCATATGTGGTATTTTATCCGAAATAAGCTTTGCTTGCGTCTCGCTAGTTAAAGGAAGGCACGTAAATGTTGAGGCAATCTGATAATGAATTATTGACACGAGTAGGGCCAGGTACTCCCATGGGGGAACTCATGCGAAGATATTGGATTCCTGGCATCTTGTCATTTGAAGTAGTTGCTGATGGTAAGCCCCATCGTACTAGGCTACTGGGCGAAGACCTCTTGGTAATGCGTTTTAGTTCAGGGCAAACAGCAGCTATGGTCCCTTCGTGCCCTCACCGAGGAGCATCTTTATTTTTTGGTAGAAATGAACAAGAAGGCATTAGGTGTGTTTACCACGGTTGGAAGTTTGATGAAGAAGGGCATTGCATAGACATGCCGTCAGAACCACCTGAATCGAATTTCAAGAGCAAGGTAAGTATCAAAACATATGCGACTAGGGAAAGGAACGGGGTTATCTGGGTATACATGGGCCCTAAACAAGACACCCCACCAGATTTACCGGAGCTCCAGTGGAACTTGGTGCCTGAAGCACATTGCTATCTCACAAAGCGAGTAGCTCAAAATAATTATATGCAGGCAATGGAAGGCGAAATTGATTCCTCGCATTCAGGGTTTTTACATTCAAGATTCGTCGATCCTTTTTCCGGGACGGAGCGTACCGGTGGTACTTATCAACAAGGTCTAGTTTACAAAATGAATGACCGACATCCACGCTTCCAAGTACTAGATACTGATTATGGAGTGTTAATTGGTGCACAACGTAACGCTGAAAAAGACTCTTACTACTGGCGTATCACACAATTCTTATATCCATTCCACACTATTATCCCTCCTTATGGCGATAACCCTGCGTTCAGTGGGCATGCATGGATCCCAATGGATGACGAGCATACGATTGCACTTTGCTTTACTTATCATCCAACTGAAGAATTAAGCCCCACTATGATAAGAGGCCTGCAGAACGGGCCAAGGGAAGGTCAAGAAGGATTACATCCTACGGTACATGCATTTCTTCCACCTTCTAGCAAGCCTGAGGCGAATTGGTGGCCGAAGCATCATATCGACAACGATTTCAATATTGACTGGGATATACAAAAGGAAATTCAATATACGGGACTTCCAGGCACCTGGGTACAGGATTCAGGTATGCAAGAAACCATGGGGACTATAGTCAATCGCGGAAATGAGCATCTTGGCATCAGTGATAGTGCCATTATCAGAACTCGAAAGGCACTCATACGCGCAGCAAAGCTACTGAATGAGCACGGAATAGAACCCATCTCTGTACAGAATCCAACTGGGTACAATGTGCGCTCAGCTGCAGTCGTTCTAGCCCGAAGCGAAAACTGGGTTGAGGGATCAGAATATTTTAGGCATGCTTCTAGTAGCGTGAATTACTCAGCGGTGTAGCTAACTGTCAAAATCTAGAGTAGGAACCTGGTGATTAAGCATAACTTCTTTTCTTGACCCCGCAGACTCAATCATTGCAAGGCACACTTCCATTGTAGCTTTTGCCCATCGACCATCATGTATCACTTTCTTCTTGGAAAAAATTGCGTGGTAAAGCTCTTCAATAACCGCGCCTCTTCCTTGTAACCCTACCCAAGGTTCTGGGCTAACTAACTGAAATCCATCATCCGAATAAACACCTACGCCATCAGGTAGCATACGAAGATCACCATTATTACAAGTGACAATGAAAGAACCCAATTCTCCTTGCAATAGAGATCCAGATGTTTGGGGTTTAGCAGAGCTGAAAACAGAGTTAATCCCACCAAATCCTGTATCTACGCGCATCGCCACTTCGCCTTCAGCATCGACTGCGGAGGATAGAATTCGCTTAGTAGAACCGTATTGGGTAGATTTTTTGGGGCCTTGATTGTTGGATAATTCAGACGATTCAAAATGATCATAGCCACTATAGGTTAGTGTTGCCGATACCCCGTTATGAAACTCCAAAAAGGCATTACAACTTCCTTCTGTATGTCGAAGTGGATCCAAGTCATACATTGATGCTTTCACACTTCGTGCCAATCCTCCCGCTATGAAACGAATAGCATCCACTTGATGAGGTATCTGGTTGTACATGATGCCTCCACCAAGCTTACTGACAAGTTCCTCGGGTCTTCGCGGGCGGTACAGAAAATCGGTATATGCGGTAGCACTCATAAATGCGAGTTCCCCAAATTCTTTCTCAACAACAAGCTTTCTCATTTTTTGTACTACTGGATTGAAGCTCGCGGTATGACCCACAATTAAATGAACTCCCAAGCGTTCCGAAGCGGCTATCATGGCATCACAGTCGTCCATCGAAAGTGCCATCGGTTTTTCTACAATTGCATGTTTTCCGGCTTCGGCAGCCATTAAAAAATGCTCGACATGTAGCGCATGTGGCGTTGCAATATAAACTGCATCGACCGAATTACTGCTGCATAAATCTGCTGCATTTTTGTAGGCTTCACCCCCGAATTCAGATTTGAATTTTTCCAAATGCTGAGGGTATAAATCAGCAGCAGCAGTGACTTGGACATTAGGGTGCTGAGCCAAGGCTGTTAACATCCCCGATCCCGCGCGTCCTAACCCAATAACACCAATGCGTAACTCTTGCCTTTTCATTTCACTTTTTGTCCATCTATTCTTAATCAAGACTCTTATTTTTAGTGGGGAGAAGAATTGGCTGCCCCGTTAGGATTCGAACCTAAGTCAACAGATTCAAAGTCTGCTGTGCTACCACTGCACCACGGGGCAAAGTCAAAAGCACATTCTACTCTTAATTAAGCCATGGCGTCATCACCCTTAATCAATTGAAATAGTCGGCGAAAATGAAGTTTTAATCCAAATTGAATTCTGGATATTTGCCACTAGTGGGCCATTTTCCTCAGATTTTGCAAATGCAGTTGCTAATTCGGGATCTTTTCGGAATTCTGCCCATTTTGATAGGCGTTCATTATCATCTTCCCATTCAAGGATGTAATGAAGCTTCGTGT
Proteins encoded in this window:
- a CDS encoding Rieske 2Fe-2S domain-containing protein yields the protein MLRQSDNELLTRVGPGTPMGELMRRYWIPGILSFEVVADGKPHRTRLLGEDLLVMRFSSGQTAAMVPSCPHRGASLFFGRNEQEGIRCVYHGWKFDEEGHCIDMPSEPPESNFKSKVSIKTYATRERNGVIWVYMGPKQDTPPDLPELQWNLVPEAHCYLTKRVAQNNYMQAMEGEIDSSHSGFLHSRFVDPFSGTERTGGTYQQGLVYKMNDRHPRFQVLDTDYGVLIGAQRNAEKDSYYWRITQFLYPFHTIIPPYGDNPAFSGHAWIPMDDEHTIALCFTYHPTEELSPTMIRGLQNGPREGQEGLHPTVHAFLPPSSKPEANWWPKHHIDNDFNIDWDIQKEIQYTGLPGTWVQDSGMQETMGTIVNRGNEHLGISDSAIIRTRKALIRAAKLLNEHGIEPISVQNPTGYNVRSAAVVLARSENWVEGSEYFRHASSSVNYSAV
- a CDS encoding Gfo/Idh/MocA family oxidoreductase, with the translated sequence MKRQELRIGVIGLGRAGSGMLTALAQHPNVQVTAAADLYPQHLEKFKSEFGGEAYKNAADLCSSNSVDAVYIATPHALHVEHFLMAAEAGKHAIVEKPMALSMDDCDAMIAASERLGVHLIVGHTASFNPVVQKMRKLVVEKEFGELAFMSATAYTDFLYRPRRPEELVSKLGGGIMYNQIPHQVDAIRFIAGGLARSVKASMYDLDPLRHTEGSCNAFLEFHNGVSATLTYSGYDHFESSELSNNQGPKKSTQYGSTKRILSSAVDAEGEVAMRVDTGFGGINSVFSSAKPQTSGSLLQGELGSFIVTCNNGDLRMLPDGVGVYSDDGFQLVSPEPWVGLQGRGAVIEELYHAIFSKKKVIHDGRWAKATMEVCLAMIESAGSRKEVMLNHQVPTLDFDS
- a CDS encoding NIPSNAP family protein — its product is MRTYTAMPGKLRALAKRFEDTTHQMFLKYGFRPLGYWTEGIGDNTKLHYILEWEDDNERLSKWAEFRKDPELATAFAKSEENGPLVANIQNSIWIKTSFSPTISID